The following proteins come from a genomic window of Archocentrus centrarchus isolate MPI-CPG fArcCen1 chromosome 3, fArcCen1, whole genome shotgun sequence:
- the rassf10b gene encoding ras association domain-containing protein 10 produces the protein MESEESKISVWVCREEKLVLGLSKRTTCADVVKVLLEDQNSQQGLCAAQSYCIVEKWRGCERILPNKTRILRLWLAWGEEQRNVKFVLVRSEASLENHGARSAEARVVLSKQSPCNMKGTARSAVRWVSPEKQRRIVRKAFRKLEKINKKRAKATHRDASCAEKMETLVHSVVSQDHTIRQQIQRITELDAEIEKYEAKVHFDRIKRHGANYVQNTYLVDATAASSHEMESLSSTDTSAKLEKYVRYCEEVVRLQDELWEQEALIDIITAEIQDELNQRWMERRKDELQRSDLEPGDGSPFLPNTEVETSENEQLLEEERIKTQLNASLYIGLRLNTDLEAIRSDLELTEQICGEREREIRDLLEKVNTLDIEEGTGNKKRSNHGADVKTGMMSTLEGESGWVVQARGLSKTQIVNDDDSDTGLSSLHSQDSDSLPVWESLV, from the coding sequence ATGGAGTCGGAGGAGAGTAAGATATCAGTGTGGGTCTGCCGGGAGGAAAAGCTCGTCCTCGGCTTGTCAAAGCGCACGACTTGCGCAGATGTTGTCAAAGTGCTTCTTGAAGACCAAAACTCCCAGCAAGGCCTTTGCGCAGCACAGTCCTATTGCATCGTGGAGAAATGGAGAGGATGCGAGAGGATTTTGCCAAACAAAACTAGGATTTTACGGCTTTGGCTTGCTTGGGGAGAGGAGCAGAGGAACGTTAAGTTTGTGCTGGTGAGAAGCGAGGCGTCTTTGGAGAACCACGGAGCCCGGAGCGCAGAGGCGCGCGTGGTGCTCAGCAAACAGAGTCCCTGTAATATGAAGGGAACCGCACGGTCTGCCGTGCGCTGGGTCTCACCTGAGAAACAACGTCGGATAGTTAGGAAAGCTTTCAGAAAGTTGGAGAAGATCAATAAGAAGAGAGCGAAGGCAACGCACAGGGACGCGTCCTGTGCAGAGAAGATGGAAACTTTGGTTCACTCTGTGGTTTCTCAGGATCATACAATCCGGCAGCAGATTCAGAGGATTACAGAGCTGGACGCAGAGATCGAAAAGTACGAGGCAAAGGTGCATTTTGACAGAATTAAAAGGCACGGGGCCAATTACGTGCAGAACACGTACTTGGTGGATGCCACTGCGGCTTCCAGCCATGAAATGGAAAGCCTGTCTTCCACTGACACTTCGGCCAAGCTTGAAAAGTATGTCCGGTACTGTGAGGAGGTGGTTAGACTACAGGATGAGCTGTGGGAGCAGGAAGCCCTTATAGACATCATCACAGCGGAGATCCAGGATGAGCTGAACCAACGCTGGATGGAGCGGAGGAAAGACGAGCTGCAACGCAGCGATTTAGAGCCCGGAGATGGCTCGCCATTCCTTCCCAACACCGAGGTAGAAACATCAGAAAACGAGCAGCTTTTGGAAGAAGAGAGGATCAAAAcgcagctaaatgccagtttaTACATCGGTCTGCGCCTCAACACGGATTTAGAAGCTATTAGGAGCGATTTAGAGCTGACCGAGCAGATTTgcggggagagggagagggagataAGGGATTTGCTGGAGAAAGTGAACACTTTGGACATAGAGGAAGGGACAGGCAATAAGAAGAGATCTAACCATGGGGCAGACGTTAAGACGGGGATGATGAGCACTTTGGAGGGGGAAAGTGGGTGGGTGGTGCAAGCCAGGGGTTTGTCAAAAACTCAGATTGTGAACGACGACGATTCAGACACTGGCTTAAGTTCTTTGCACAGTCAGGATTCAGACAGCCTCCCTGTGTGGGAATCTCTAGTTTAA